A window from Thioclava sp. GXIMD2076 encodes these proteins:
- a CDS encoding D-2-hydroxyacid dehydrogenase — MTDHSPITALIPPMDQIKICFAHGAYDMKPIFARQAPGIETVQVSTYDDLLKVIPDVDVLVTSMMWKNDMLPHAKRLKYLQSVSSGTNQYDKAGFAAQGIRLASGQGVNMNAVSEHAIGLMLSLTRRLATARDNQHKAFWRPEQRDPMLREDELPGKTMVIVGTGGIGDRIAKIAKAFDMKVIGVRRDPAKGRGHADEVHAFTDLKSVLPQADVLVLSCPLTEETANIIDAEALALLKSTALLINVARGGCVDEAALTKALAEGKIAGAGLDVFAAEPLAAESALWKMENVVVTPHTAGETRRYELNVLSLLEQNLERLWDGRSDLVNQIV; from the coding sequence ATGACGGACCATAGCCCCATCACCGCTCTCATCCCGCCGATGGACCAGATCAAAATCTGTTTTGCCCATGGCGCCTATGACATGAAACCGATCTTTGCCCGTCAGGCGCCGGGGATCGAGACCGTTCAGGTCAGCACCTATGACGACCTGCTGAAAGTGATCCCCGACGTCGATGTTCTGGTGACCTCGATGATGTGGAAAAACGACATGCTTCCCCATGCCAAACGATTGAAATATCTGCAGTCTGTCAGCTCGGGCACCAATCAGTATGACAAGGCGGGTTTTGCCGCGCAGGGCATTCGTCTGGCCTCGGGGCAGGGCGTGAATATGAATGCAGTCTCCGAACATGCCATTGGCTTGATGCTGTCTTTGACCCGCCGCCTGGCCACAGCGCGCGACAACCAGCACAAGGCTTTCTGGCGCCCCGAGCAACGCGACCCGATGCTGCGGGAGGACGAGCTTCCGGGAAAAACCATGGTGATCGTCGGCACCGGCGGCATCGGTGACCGGATTGCCAAGATCGCAAAAGCTTTCGATATGAAGGTCATCGGCGTTCGTCGTGATCCGGCCAAGGGCCGTGGCCATGCCGATGAGGTCCATGCTTTCACCGACCTGAAGAGTGTTTTGCCACAGGCGGATGTGCTGGTGCTCAGCTGTCCGCTGACCGAAGAGACCGCCAATATCATTGATGCCGAGGCGCTAGCGCTTCTGAAATCCACGGCGCTTCTGATCAATGTGGCACGGGGCGGCTGTGTCGATGAGGCGGCGCTGACCAAAGCACTTGCCGAGGGCAAGATCGCTGGGGCGGGGCTGGATGTTTTTGCCGCAGAGCCGCTGGCCGCCGAGAGCGCGCTCTGGAAGATGGAAAACGTTGTGGTCACGCCGCATACCGCAGGCGAAACCCGCCGCTACGAGCTGAATGTGCTGTCGCTTCTTGAACAGAACCTTGAACGGCTCTGGGATGGTCGCAGCGACCTGGTCAACCAGATCGTCTGA